In Bombus pascuorum chromosome 13, iyBomPasc1.1, whole genome shotgun sequence, a single genomic region encodes these proteins:
- the LOC132913325 gene encoding SUN domain-containing ossification factor isoform X1, whose translation MKICIMRVYWTLLFISVVSSALLFIIVASENAQTNYRSSIKMNETSEAVDNNTSNDMEIIDLNISTIPIAELHDLSKLETDYKDHYYHEKYIEESAGFETVINGEARKKENPYKDSDIVAETLTQQPNLSQGISENEEATVLTSVNTSVAELQSLAESKLNSEFSKSRLFPKKSSILTKNGNIRQKIKKVQEETSSSIQTPSPSPSIVNEITETRNETNSLEEESLLLTNLVGEEETSEVVVVVRAEQASITTDGPELKLEESVVKVLPDEISKVDGTFATTSELSDTDAKARLAGENGDDAAAVVLGEGIVTVGSSNPHEDIPSFSEWTQKRLEEAERKKTHPNASVQNSGTPTRGIGGMKVRSKNYASPDCGAKLVAANPEARSVGSVLVSTRDEYMLNTCTSRIWFVVELCEAIQAKKIELANFELFSSSPKDFSVYISDRFPTRDWSPVGQFTAKNVKDIQSFALEPHLFGKFIKVELQTYYGSEHFCPISLFRAYGTSEFEVLETETENQIPRESHTNVGDDEDSDEEEILDVENGEPPRNLFGSARDAVLSIMKKAAEVLVKSSDLTYNNITKIQQSIDSGNILENSFISCTTPRYTILCDSCSDQKFAKIFQLISCREKQLNELLKIDLVNRTLRQSGLCKIHGVGVETSAKKETRGNNENVKDTEKHDQLNEGFSSSKNFQLAFITSILKSEYIAALCNVLAIKERKVVMNTSHEIPFNNFKEVIKEDISHKHKEDYNSDTFQHTSATRALTSNVDITSQEPKKGIREPSSEETNIFSSTPVEISSSSKSIASQIKPAKTFGKEEIKNETSIPILEIEETIQAEVLTTVPVSLNIEQHPILKASEEPPITPSISIENSPQTTASVSITTTDSSEFPNDDVISDMEPLEFASVPNKVEKVGRLDQEGKQEQTEILDQEIKLPSQDSLTFDNLLSDLKDLEGESAHIQNGPIASASVTQSTANTMPQKESVFLRLSNRIKALERNMSLSGQYLEELSRRYKKQVEEMQRSLERTVSAMSEETRKRDERESKRAEEISILKEKIVNLSNSMKNLLHDRDSWHGKISMIGQHMLLICSEVFMIYLILMYCWGNNNKGVEVKKKQQSDKDMMRRKSAENYNSHMKKPKKRRPSEIASHITGTYRELMIIGKSNETKKEKKRKRKKAITLIGDQTNVNNDIEICPNTQYRTSTSTDVTHEMEITPKIASSVEVLHTIDAPKQVCKRLKSAPENMINSHDDNVHKAESNIQLIYNLSCADNSETESIKNSELNNSYTDNSNELNSLSADIYPERIAYSEQTVMESEDLLNSKNISGILKDTRLSVTSSFMKTALSTRKKRKAYSNDVNGEWSKNSRDSNDKTVQVSYIPLKLSSEKVHTDGDTTTNGLLMDQSDESRSSSVTSISKKKEKKSTGFRKMVRKFF comes from the exons AATTTCTGAAAATGAGGAAGCAACAGTTTTAACATCGGTGAATACATCTGTAGCAGAACTTCAAAGTTTAGCAGAATCAAAGCTTAATTCTGAGTTTTCAAAATCTAGATTATTTCCAAAAAAATCATCTATATTGacaaaaaatggaaatataagacaaaaaataaaaaaagtacaGGAAGAGACGTCATCTAGCATACAAACACCATCACCATCACCATCTATTGTCAATGAAATTACTGAAACGCGTAATGAAACAAATAGTCTTGAGGAAGAATCTTTGTTACTGACAAATTTAGTTGGGGAAGAGGAAACATCTGAGGTAGTGGTTGTAGTAAGGGCTGAACAAGCTTCTATTACCACTGATGGGCCAGAGTTGAAGCTTGAAGAGAGTGTTGTTAAAGTACTTCCCGATGAGATATCTAAAGTTGATGGGACATTTGCAACAACCTCAGAATTAAGTGATACTGATGCTAAAGCTAGATTAGCGGGAGAAAATGGAGATGATGCTGCCGCAGTTGTACTTGGTGAAGGAATCGTAACTGTGGGATCCTCAAATCCACATGAAGATATTCCGTCTTTCAGTGAATGGACACAAAAAAGATTGGAGGAAgctgaaaggaaaaaaa CACATCCAAATGCTTCTGTTCAGAATTCTGGGACACCAACACGAGGAATTGGTGGAATGAAAGTTCGTTCTAAAAATTATGCTTCTCCAGATTGTGGTGCAAAACTCGTAGCAGCAAATCCAGAAGCACGAAGTGTTGGAAGCGTTTTAGTTTCCACCCGAGATGAATATATGCTTAATACATGTACGTCACGTATATGGTTTGTAGTAGAACTTTGTGAAGCGATTCAAGCTAAGAAGATCGAATTGGCCAATTTTGAACTTTTTAGTTCGTCACCAAAAGATTTTTCAGTGTATATTAGCGATCGTTTTCCTACAAGAGATTGGAGTCCGGTTGGTCAGTTTACTGCAAAAAATGTAAAGGACATTCAAAGTTTTGCTCTAGAACCACATCTTTTCgggaaatttataaaagtggAACTTCAAACCTATTATGGATCTGAACATTTTTGtcctatttctttatttcgtgCTTATGGTACCAGTGAATTTGAGGTTCTCGAAACAGAAACAGAGAATCAAATCCCGAGAGAGTCGCATACAAATGTAGGCGACGACGAAGACAGTGATGAAGAGGAGATTTTAGATGTTGAAAATGGTGAACCACcaagaaatttatttggcAGTGCTAGAGATGCTGTATTGAGCATTATGAAAAAAGCAGCCGAGGTATTAGTAAAATCAAGTGATTTAACCTATAACAACATCACGAAAATCCAGCAAAGTATAGACAGTGGTAATATCCTTGAGAACTCTTTTATCAGTTGTACTACACCAAGATATACCATCCTTTGTGATAGCTGCTCAGatcaaaaatttgcaaaaatcttCCAGTTAATTAGTTGTAGGgaaaaacaattaaatgaATTGCTTAAAATTGATCTGGTGAATAGAACTTTAAGACAAAGCGGACTATGTAAAATTCATGGTGTTGGAGTTGAAACTTCCGCAAAAAAGGAGACAAgaggaaataatgaaaatgtaaaagatacGGAAAAACATGATCAACTTAATGAAGGATTTAGTTCAAGTAAGAATTTTCAGCTAGCATTCATAACATCTATACTTAAATCTGAATATATTGCGGCACTTTGCAATGTATTAGCCATAAAAGAACGTAAAGTGGTAATGAATACAAGCCATGAAATaccatttaataatttcaaagagGTTATTAAAGAAGATATATCACACAAACACAAAGAAGATTATAATAGTGATACATTTCAACACACGTCAGCTACACGTGCTTTGACTTCAAATGTTGATATAACTTCTCAAGAGCCTAAAAAAGGTATACGGGAACCATCTAGTGAAGAAACTAACATATTCTCTAGTACACCTGTCGAGATTTCTTCCAGTTCTAAAAGTATAGCTTCACAGATAAAGCCTGCTAAAACTTTtgggaaagaagaaattaagaatGAAACATCGATACCAATTTTGGAAATTGAGGAAACAATTCAGGCCGAAGTACTAACAACTGTTCctgtatctttaaatattgaacAACATCCAATCTTAAAGGCCTCCGAAGAGCCACCTATAACTCCTAGtatttctatcgaaaattCACCTCAAACAACTGCTTCTGTCTCAATAACTACTACTGATAGCAGCGAATTTCCAAATGATGATGTAATATCAGACATGGAACCATTGGAATTTGCTAGCGTACCAAATAAAGTGGAGAAAGTGGGACGTCTGGATCAAGAAGGGAAACAAGAACAAACAGAGATTTTAGATCAAGAAATTAAGTTACCTTCTCAAGATTCTTTAACGTTTGACAATTTATTATCTGATCTAAAGGATTTAGAAGGGGAATCAGCCCATATTCAAAATGGTCCTATTGCGAGTGCTTCAGTGACTCAGTCAACGGCAAATACCATGCCGCAAAAAGAATCTGTTTTCCTAAGATTGTCTAATAGAATCAAG gcattagaaagaaatatgtCTTTGAGTGGACAATACTTGGAAGAATTAAGTCGTCGATATAAAAAACAGGTTGAAGAAATGCAAAGATCTCTTGAACGCACGGTTTCAGCAATGAGTGAAGAAACGCGAAAAAGAGACGAACGTGAATCAAAAAGGGcagaagaaatttctattttaaaagaaaaaatcgttAACCTTTCCAACTCGATGAAAAATCTACTACATGATCGTGATAGTTGGCACGGGAAAATCTCTATGATAGGCCAACATATGTTGTTAATATGCTCCGAagtttttatgatatatttaattttaatgtactGTTggggaaataataataaaggaGTTGAAGTTAAGAAGAAGCAACAGTCAGACAAAGACATGATGCGGCGTAAAAGTGCAGAAAACTATAATTCACATATGAAGAAACCGAAAAAGCGAAGACCAAGCGAAATAGCTTCTCACATTACAGGTACATACCGCGAATTAATGATTATTGGTAAATctaatgaaacgaaaaaggaaaagaagaggaaacgtAAAAAAGCAATCACCCTGATTGGTGATCaaacaaatgtaaataatGATATAGAGATATGTCCAAATACACAGTACAGAACTTCAACTTCAACAGATGTTACACACGAAATGGAAATAACACCAAAAATTGCTTCGTCTGTTGAAGTGTTGCATACAATTGATGCCCCAAAACAGGTTTGTAAAAGGCTTAAATCTGCCCCAGAAAATATGATTAATTCGCACGATGATAATGTTCACAAAGCAGAGAGTAATATACAACTGATATACAACTTATCATGTGCTGATAACTCTGAGACAGAATCCATTAAAAATTCTGAgctaaataattcatatactGACAATTCAAATGAATTGAATTCATTATCAGCAGATATATATCCAGAAAGAATTGCTTATAGTGAACAAACTGTCATGGAATCTGAAGATCTCTTAAATTCCAAAAACATTAGTGGCATATTAAAAGACACAAGACTAAGTGTAACATCTTCCTTTATGAAAACAGCTTTAAgtacgagaaagaaaagaaaagcttATTCAAATGATGTGAATGGAGAATGGAGTAAGAATTCACGTGATTCTAATGATAAGACTGTACAAGTAAGTTATATTCCCTTAAAACTGTCTTCAGAAAAAGTTCATACCGATGGTGATACAACTACTAACGGTCTGTTAATGGATCAAAGTGATGAATCTAGAAGTAGTAGTGTGACGTcaatatcaaagaaaaaggagaaaaagagcaCTGGTTTTAGGAAAATGGtgagaaaatttttttga
- the LOC132913325 gene encoding SUN domain-containing ossification factor isoform X2: MKICIMRVYWTLLFISVVSSALLFIIVASENAQTNYRSSIKMNETSEAVDNNTSNDMEIIDLNISTIPIAELHDLSKLETDYKDHYYHEKYIEESAGFETVINGEARKKENPYKDSDIVAETLTQQPNLSQGISENEEATVLTSVNTSVAELQSLAESKLNSEFSKSRLFPKKSSILTKNGNIRQKIKKVQEETSSSIQTPSPSPSIVNEITETRNETNSLEEESLLLTNLVGEEETSEVVVVVRAEQASITTDGPELKLEESVVKVLPDEISKVDGTFATTSELSDTDAKARLAGENGDDAAAVVLGEGIVTVGSSNPHEDIPSFSEWTQKRLEEAERKKTHPNASVQNSGTPTRGIGGMKVRSKNYASPDCGAKLVAANPEARSVGSVLVSTRDEYMLNTCTSRIWFVVELCEAIQAKKIELANFELFSSSPKDFSVYISDRFPTRDWSPVGQFTAKNVKDIQSFALEPHLFGKFIKVELQTYYGSEHFCPISLFRAYGTSEFEVLETETENQIPRESHTNVGDDEDSDEEEILDVENGEPPRNLFGSARDAVLSIMKKAAEVLVKSSDLTYNNITKIQQSIDSGNILENSFISCTTPRYTILCDSCSDQKFAKIFQLISCREKQLNELLKIDLVNRTLRQSGLCKIHGVGVETSAKKETRGNNENVKDTEKHDQLNEGFSSSKNFQLAFITSILKSEYIAALCNVLAIKERKVVMNTSHEIPFNNFKEVIKEDISHKHKEDYNSDTFQHTSATRALTSNVDITSQEPKKGIREPSSEETNIFSSTPVEISSSSKSIASQIKPAKTFGKEEIKNETSIPILEIEETIQAEVLTTVPVSLNIEQHPILKASEEPPITPSISIENSPQTTASVSITTTDSSEFPNDDVISDMEPLEFASVPNKVEKVGRLDQEGKQEQTEILDQEIKLPSQDSLTFDNLLSDLKDLEGESAHIQNGPIASASVTQSTANTMPQKESVFLRLSNRIKALERNMSLSGQYLEELSRRYKKQVEEMQRSLERTVSAMSEETRKRDERESKRAEEISILKEKIVNLSNSMKNLLHDRDSWHGKISMIGQHMLLICSEVFMIYLILMYCWGNNNKGVEVKKKQQSDKDMMRRKSAENYNSHMKKPKKRRPSEIASHITGTYRELMIIGKSNETKKEKKRKRKKAITLIGDQTNVNNDIEICPNTQYRTSTSTDVTHEMEITPKIASSVEVLHTIDAPKQVCKRLKSAPENMINSHDDNVHKAESNIQLIYNLSCADNSETESIKNSELNNSYTDNSNELNSLSADIYPERIAYSEQTVMESEDLLNSKNISGILKDTRLSVTSSFMKTALSTRKKRKAYSNDVNGEWSKNSRDSNDKTVQVSYIPLKLSSEKVHTDGDTTTNGLLMDQSDESRSSSVTSISKKKEKKSTGFRKMGKKRT, translated from the exons AATTTCTGAAAATGAGGAAGCAACAGTTTTAACATCGGTGAATACATCTGTAGCAGAACTTCAAAGTTTAGCAGAATCAAAGCTTAATTCTGAGTTTTCAAAATCTAGATTATTTCCAAAAAAATCATCTATATTGacaaaaaatggaaatataagacaaaaaataaaaaaagtacaGGAAGAGACGTCATCTAGCATACAAACACCATCACCATCACCATCTATTGTCAATGAAATTACTGAAACGCGTAATGAAACAAATAGTCTTGAGGAAGAATCTTTGTTACTGACAAATTTAGTTGGGGAAGAGGAAACATCTGAGGTAGTGGTTGTAGTAAGGGCTGAACAAGCTTCTATTACCACTGATGGGCCAGAGTTGAAGCTTGAAGAGAGTGTTGTTAAAGTACTTCCCGATGAGATATCTAAAGTTGATGGGACATTTGCAACAACCTCAGAATTAAGTGATACTGATGCTAAAGCTAGATTAGCGGGAGAAAATGGAGATGATGCTGCCGCAGTTGTACTTGGTGAAGGAATCGTAACTGTGGGATCCTCAAATCCACATGAAGATATTCCGTCTTTCAGTGAATGGACACAAAAAAGATTGGAGGAAgctgaaaggaaaaaaa CACATCCAAATGCTTCTGTTCAGAATTCTGGGACACCAACACGAGGAATTGGTGGAATGAAAGTTCGTTCTAAAAATTATGCTTCTCCAGATTGTGGTGCAAAACTCGTAGCAGCAAATCCAGAAGCACGAAGTGTTGGAAGCGTTTTAGTTTCCACCCGAGATGAATATATGCTTAATACATGTACGTCACGTATATGGTTTGTAGTAGAACTTTGTGAAGCGATTCAAGCTAAGAAGATCGAATTGGCCAATTTTGAACTTTTTAGTTCGTCACCAAAAGATTTTTCAGTGTATATTAGCGATCGTTTTCCTACAAGAGATTGGAGTCCGGTTGGTCAGTTTACTGCAAAAAATGTAAAGGACATTCAAAGTTTTGCTCTAGAACCACATCTTTTCgggaaatttataaaagtggAACTTCAAACCTATTATGGATCTGAACATTTTTGtcctatttctttatttcgtgCTTATGGTACCAGTGAATTTGAGGTTCTCGAAACAGAAACAGAGAATCAAATCCCGAGAGAGTCGCATACAAATGTAGGCGACGACGAAGACAGTGATGAAGAGGAGATTTTAGATGTTGAAAATGGTGAACCACcaagaaatttatttggcAGTGCTAGAGATGCTGTATTGAGCATTATGAAAAAAGCAGCCGAGGTATTAGTAAAATCAAGTGATTTAACCTATAACAACATCACGAAAATCCAGCAAAGTATAGACAGTGGTAATATCCTTGAGAACTCTTTTATCAGTTGTACTACACCAAGATATACCATCCTTTGTGATAGCTGCTCAGatcaaaaatttgcaaaaatcttCCAGTTAATTAGTTGTAGGgaaaaacaattaaatgaATTGCTTAAAATTGATCTGGTGAATAGAACTTTAAGACAAAGCGGACTATGTAAAATTCATGGTGTTGGAGTTGAAACTTCCGCAAAAAAGGAGACAAgaggaaataatgaaaatgtaaaagatacGGAAAAACATGATCAACTTAATGAAGGATTTAGTTCAAGTAAGAATTTTCAGCTAGCATTCATAACATCTATACTTAAATCTGAATATATTGCGGCACTTTGCAATGTATTAGCCATAAAAGAACGTAAAGTGGTAATGAATACAAGCCATGAAATaccatttaataatttcaaagagGTTATTAAAGAAGATATATCACACAAACACAAAGAAGATTATAATAGTGATACATTTCAACACACGTCAGCTACACGTGCTTTGACTTCAAATGTTGATATAACTTCTCAAGAGCCTAAAAAAGGTATACGGGAACCATCTAGTGAAGAAACTAACATATTCTCTAGTACACCTGTCGAGATTTCTTCCAGTTCTAAAAGTATAGCTTCACAGATAAAGCCTGCTAAAACTTTtgggaaagaagaaattaagaatGAAACATCGATACCAATTTTGGAAATTGAGGAAACAATTCAGGCCGAAGTACTAACAACTGTTCctgtatctttaaatattgaacAACATCCAATCTTAAAGGCCTCCGAAGAGCCACCTATAACTCCTAGtatttctatcgaaaattCACCTCAAACAACTGCTTCTGTCTCAATAACTACTACTGATAGCAGCGAATTTCCAAATGATGATGTAATATCAGACATGGAACCATTGGAATTTGCTAGCGTACCAAATAAAGTGGAGAAAGTGGGACGTCTGGATCAAGAAGGGAAACAAGAACAAACAGAGATTTTAGATCAAGAAATTAAGTTACCTTCTCAAGATTCTTTAACGTTTGACAATTTATTATCTGATCTAAAGGATTTAGAAGGGGAATCAGCCCATATTCAAAATGGTCCTATTGCGAGTGCTTCAGTGACTCAGTCAACGGCAAATACCATGCCGCAAAAAGAATCTGTTTTCCTAAGATTGTCTAATAGAATCAAG gcattagaaagaaatatgtCTTTGAGTGGACAATACTTGGAAGAATTAAGTCGTCGATATAAAAAACAGGTTGAAGAAATGCAAAGATCTCTTGAACGCACGGTTTCAGCAATGAGTGAAGAAACGCGAAAAAGAGACGAACGTGAATCAAAAAGGGcagaagaaatttctattttaaaagaaaaaatcgttAACCTTTCCAACTCGATGAAAAATCTACTACATGATCGTGATAGTTGGCACGGGAAAATCTCTATGATAGGCCAACATATGTTGTTAATATGCTCCGAagtttttatgatatatttaattttaatgtactGTTggggaaataataataaaggaGTTGAAGTTAAGAAGAAGCAACAGTCAGACAAAGACATGATGCGGCGTAAAAGTGCAGAAAACTATAATTCACATATGAAGAAACCGAAAAAGCGAAGACCAAGCGAAATAGCTTCTCACATTACAGGTACATACCGCGAATTAATGATTATTGGTAAATctaatgaaacgaaaaaggaaaagaagaggaaacgtAAAAAAGCAATCACCCTGATTGGTGATCaaacaaatgtaaataatGATATAGAGATATGTCCAAATACACAGTACAGAACTTCAACTTCAACAGATGTTACACACGAAATGGAAATAACACCAAAAATTGCTTCGTCTGTTGAAGTGTTGCATACAATTGATGCCCCAAAACAGGTTTGTAAAAGGCTTAAATCTGCCCCAGAAAATATGATTAATTCGCACGATGATAATGTTCACAAAGCAGAGAGTAATATACAACTGATATACAACTTATCATGTGCTGATAACTCTGAGACAGAATCCATTAAAAATTCTGAgctaaataattcatatactGACAATTCAAATGAATTGAATTCATTATCAGCAGATATATATCCAGAAAGAATTGCTTATAGTGAACAAACTGTCATGGAATCTGAAGATCTCTTAAATTCCAAAAACATTAGTGGCATATTAAAAGACACAAGACTAAGTGTAACATCTTCCTTTATGAAAACAGCTTTAAgtacgagaaagaaaagaaaagcttATTCAAATGATGTGAATGGAGAATGGAGTAAGAATTCACGTGATTCTAATGATAAGACTGTACAAGTAAGTTATATTCCCTTAAAACTGTCTTCAGAAAAAGTTCATACCGATGGTGATACAACTACTAACGGTCTGTTAATGGATCAAAGTGATGAATCTAGAAGTAGTAGTGTGACGTcaatatcaaagaaaaaggagaaaaagagcaCTGGTTTTAGGAAAATG